The following is a genomic window from Nitrospira sp..
CATTTTCGAAATACCCTTGAGGGAGGCATGATCATGATGAAGAGATTACTGGAAGCAGGAAGCTTGGCGTTCGCGGTCGTACTCACGGTCGCTCCGCAGGTCCTGGCAAACGAAGCGCATGGCGATGGTCCCCCAGACTACAGCGGCATCACCGGATTGTACTATGTCATGATTGGTGGAATCCTGGCATACGGTGTGTACGACACATTTCTGAAAAAGTCGTAATCTCCCCGTCGCATTGATTTGTATCGACTTCTGCCTGGCCGAGATCTCGGCTCAGGCGG
Proteins encoded in this region:
- a CDS encoding conserved exported protein of unknown function (Evidence 4 : Unknown function but conserved in other organisms; MaGe:77310675), which produces MMKRLLEAGSLAFAVVLTVAPQVLANEAHGDGPPDYSGITGLYYVMIGGILAYGVYDTFLKKS